Genomic DNA from Mus caroli chromosome 8, CAROLI_EIJ_v1.1, whole genome shotgun sequence:
TCATCAAAACTCAGgaatatatattatgtttgtagctgaaaataataacagtaattatACTACCAAAAGGGAAATAGGTTAAAATATTAATCATATCCAACCTTATTTGCAATACAagtttttcaattatttaaactatatattatTCACATGGACTTATATAAAACATAGATATATTTGATAAATGTACTCCAAACTCACAATGCTTAGTAAATCATGCAGATACCTCTATGTCTAAAAGATTACTTGTGTCAGTCTTTATACTGAGAATTAAGTGTTGCttctttataaaatgtatcttttaaattccatggaagaaataaaatcttcaacTCTTCAAATATTGTCAGTAACAGTAGGTGGTAAATGTACTTCAAAAGACAAATGTTGTTAGCATAAGATATTTGATTAATTATAATTAGAAATTATATTGATTAAACcctcttttaagaaaaataattcaaggtttttttttttacctaatttTGACTGTTCTATATGACAATGAAGGGATGAAAAACATCTTAAAGAAATATTCCATAATGAAAGAAGAATTTTCATATGTATAATttcattaaagagaaaaatgttgaaTAGATacagggagagtgggcatccttgtcttgtccctggttttagtgggactACTTCAACTccctctccatttagttttatattggctgttggtttgctgtatattacttttatttcccAAAGTTAAagaatttatctattttttctgTTGAAATTTTTCAGTATTATGAGGAAGATTTAagcttttcaatatttttaaatgatttgaatTTGTTTAATATAGTTGaagttttgtatatatataaacttctGGTTATAGGCTGCCCTTAGTTTTAGAATACTTAGTTTTCTAGAATTTTTACCTTCATATTCATATAGTTCTTGTGATATTCCTACCTGGTGCTTGATTTTCAatttcaattaattattttaataatgtattatatcttgcagtattttattgagtatgttaTACAATGCATTTTGTATATATTCACCCCTGAAATTCCCCCTTACCACCCTACTTCTTCTCATCCCTTCTCATTAAACTTTGAGATTAACTCTTATCCACCTGTTTCATTTCCCATTGCATACAGTTTGCCTTGCCCAGCTAGTCTTGGATGTGCGGCCTCCCTGGTGCATGGTCAGCCTCTGAGGGTCACATCATTACAGAAAACTGACTATCCCTGTATTAGTAGCTATTACATGCCAATAGTTCCTCAGCAAGCAGTGGGATCTTTTGTCCATTTTCCTGTCTGCATGTTGGAATTTTGTCTGGTTGGAGCTTGAGCTGGTCTTGTGCATACTGTTACATCACCATGAATTCATAGTTCATCTGTTCTGTTGTATCTTGAACACTTCTTTGATGTTTTCGACCACTGTTGTGTCTTGAACGCTTCTTTGATGTTTTCGACCACCTTTAGCTTTTACAATCTCCCCTAACCTATTCTACAAAGATCTTCAAGACATGGAGTGTATAGTGTGTATCTGATATGAATACTCTGTAAATGGTAGAGCACTACACAGTTATAAATTCTCtgttgggatttctttttttttaaagactttatttaatcactaaacaacaatgaaaaataagTTACAGAATAAAACAATAGATGAAGAATAACAAGCTACAGTCATATTGGGCTCCCTCTCCTCATTGAATAAGGCAGTAGATGAGGAAGGAGCAACAAGCTACAGTCAGTCATACCAGGCTCCCTCTTCCAACTTCGTATTGCTCTTCCTCATTCTCACTCTTGAAAAAGCAAAGGaacagtttcttttcatttttctctattttatgaCAAAATCAAAGTTTTCTCTGCTCTCTATCATATAAGTAACCCACAGTTTGTGGTTTCCTTTCATTACCAAAGTCAAAAGTCACAGGTGCCTAATAATGATTCCTCTAATCAACTAGAAATTCTAAAGGGATTTTAGAAATCTCAGTTTATACTGTTAAGATGGAGGAAGGATATATCTTTTAAGAAATGTAGCAATTATgaatccagaaaaaaataaatgaatgtgtctTTGCAAACACATTGTATCAATCACAGTCCTAATTTATGCAATGGTCAAATTGCATTAACTGGCATACAAAACTAAAACTGTTAACAAAATGCAAGGGTAAAGATAACAATGGGAGAGATGTTGGTCCTGACTCAGTGTAGAATGATACTTTCAGCAAtgtcttaatttttatatttctaaacaaGCTTAATCCAAACTACAATAAGCCAGAATTTGTGATAGAAATGTGGCtatactttcatttaaaaaggtATATTAAGAAGATTTCCCTATGCCAAAGAAGGGGTCTGAGATCACGTGGTACAGTTtcttattctaaatatttgtttctttgttttgtcctctATAAACAGCATTAAAATCTATTTGTTGTTCACAGAGCTGTAGGTAGGAAACAATAAAGCTTTTTCAGGGAAGATATTGTTTGTGGACAGTCAGGTTGCAGTGGTGGGTTGTGCTTAAGCATGTTTCTTCTCTAGATGCTTTGTGAGATAATCCAGTCTGGAATAGTTTGCGGAGCACATGGGACAAGCGTAGGGCTTCTCACCACTGTGCTTTTCTTTATGTCTGTTGAGATCACATAGGCGGAAAAACGACCATGTGCATCCAGGCTCATCACACTTGTATTTCCTCACACCAGTGTGTTTCTTCTGGTGTTCTTTGAGGTGGTAAGGTCTTTTGTAAACTTTCGTACAACCCTCATAAGTACAAAAGTAGAGCTTCAAAGGACTAGGGTCCTTCTGCGACACAGGGCTCTGCGTCTTGAAGTCTAACTTCATCTCTGGATGCCGTCTCTGGACTAAACTGGAAGCTGAAGAGTGTTCCTGAGGTTGTTTTTGAATCAAAGGGGAAAGTGAAGGATATGAGGATTCACCCACATGTGGAGCTTGCAAACTAAATGAAGTCACCTGACGATCAAGGCTTTCTTTAATATTAGGTGTTCCATTCTGACTTGGGTAGACATTTTGATCAACAGAGGTCCTCATCTGACCCAAGTAGAATGGCTCTTCAGATCTGGGACTTGTCTCCAAAGGGCAAGCCAGGTTGTCTTCTGCACTGGATCTTGTCCCCTTAGACCCAGAAAAAGTTGTATCAAAACTGGAGGTTTGTATCTGAAAgtcagagagaggctggccacCAATTGGACTTGTCACCTGGGGATTCACAATCAAATCCTGGTCACATCTGTAGCCTGATGTCTGATAACCAGAGAGGGAGCGCTCACCACTGAGGAGATTCTCCTGACCTTTGCAGACATTCTGACCACTGAAGGATTTCATTTGGTCATTTGTTTGGTCAAAGTTAGCTCTCATCTGAGGCTCATAGAAAGCCTGGTATCCATTTGGCAATATCACCTGATCTCCATAGAATCCATTATTAACTGCTAGGTTACTCTGCTGATCCTCAAAATAATTCTGTTCAGAAAAGGATGTTATGATTTGATTGGGATGAAGGGTCTGGCTACAACTGGGTGCTGTCATTTGACTCCCATAGAGAGTCAGATGCCCTCCATTCCTGGTTGTCATCTGACTGTAGTAGGAGGTCCGGTCATGTACAGAAGCAAAGACGTGACCCACATTTGGGTCCTGGCCTGCATGGCTTCCATAGAGAGCAATTTGATGATTATCAAAGGTAACCCTCTGATTCTCACACATGGCTGTATTTTGGATCAAGAGAGTCTTGTCAGAGTTCAGTGTCCTCATCCAGTAGTCTTCATTGTAGAAAGTCTCCCTGGTGTCAACTCTTGTTGTCTTCTGGGGAGGAAGGCATGTCTTGGGGGTGCTGTTGAGCTGCATATGGTGAAGACCTGCAGGAGATATTTTCTGCTCAGCAGACACAACTTGCTGGTTCAAAGAAGTGTTCTCAAATGGCTCTCCAAAATGGAAACCAATGGCTTTTCCTGGGTATGCTGTTGAGTTCTGAGTACAGGTTGTCTCCTGTGTGCTACAGGATGCAGATGCCATCACTGTTTGTTTCAAGGTAAGAATCTCTGAGCTCTGACCTGAGACAAGCTGGCTGGACTCCACAGGGGAAGGCTGGGTATTACAGGGTCCTGGCTTGGAAGCACCTGTGTTTTCTGCCATCTCCATATAGACTTCACAGAAGGCCTGGGAACTCTTCaagttcctcaactgaagatgAAAAGTTCAATAGACTTGTAGTTTTGCAGACCCAAGACAGGTCGTCGCAGCTGGTCTTCTCTAtgagctagaaactggaaacattgGACTCCAATGCCAGTGTAGGGATGGATGTGTGAACCAGCAGAAGACAAGCTGAAAAATGGGTAAACCTGCCTGCTCCCATGGCCTTATATCCGCCTCCAGCAGAAAGGCGTgtccaggattaaaggtgtgttgtCCTGGATTAAGGGTGTGTTGTCCTGGATTAAGGGTGTGTATATTCCAGCCTCACATTCTTGGCTAGGAGTCATTAACAGAATTCAATCAGACAATATCTCAAAGATGTTTCCTCTTTGAGTAGATATTTGTTCTTTCCAGATATTTTCAAGTGGACAACCAAGAGAATACATCACAATCTTGATCTCAGAAAAATGTGGTTTTACTGCTAAataagtagaagcccttaaagaagaaacacaaaattcccttaaagaattacaggaaaacattaccAAACACGtgacagaattgaacaaaaccatccaagatctaaaaatgaaagtaggaacaataaagaaaacgcaaagggagacaactctggagatagaaatcctaggaaagaaatcaggaatcatagatgtgagcatcagcaacagaatacaagagatggaagagagaatctcagatgcagaagattccatagagagcatggacacaacaattgaagaaaatgcaaaatgcaaaaagatcctaactcaaaacatccaggaaatctaagaACCAATGAGAGACTAAACCTACAGATATTAGGAgtacatgagaatgaagattttcaacttaaagggccagcaaatatcttcagcaaaattacagaagaaaaattccctaacctaaagaaagatatgcccatgaatatacaagaagcctacagaactccaaatagactggaccagaaaagaaattcctcccaacacataataatcagaaccaaatatgcaataaataaagacagaatattaaaagcagtaagggaaaaaggtcaagtaacatataaaggcaggcctattagattACACctggcaaacaaagaagtggatgctcacagtcagctattggatgaatcacagggctcccaatggagaagctagagaaagtacccaaggagctaaaggggtctgcaaccctataggtggaacaacaatatgaactaaccagtaccccccagagcttgtgtctctagctacatatgtatcagaagatggcctagttggccatcactgggaagagaggcccccttggtctagtaaactttatatgccccagtacaggggaacgccagggccaagaagtgggagtgggtgggttggggtgcaaGGTGGGGGggtatgcgggacttttgggatagcatttgaaatgtaaatgaagaaaatatctaattgaaaatgtgggaaaaataaaGTTACAGCTCAGtagattcaaaataaaaaaagaaagaaaaaagaaaaagaaagaaagaaatctatttgGCCTCTTTCATGTATGGCTCTCCACCTATGCAGCTCTCACTGAATCTGACAGTACCCTGATGTTGATTTTTCAGTATTCTTAACAGAgaacttattttgttgttgttgttgttgttgtttgttagtcACCAAAATTTCCTGTGTGCATGAATATAATATTCATCCGAGCCCTTCATCCAGCTCTTTAACTGAGCCAGACCAAATGCTTTTAATTTCTCTGTGTTGTGTTCTTTTCTGTTACAGAAGTTTGTAATAACGAATCTTTTTCAGGGTTATGTTCTTTTCTCCATGTACACTCTGGAGATGTCTTAtcatatgaagaaaaaaagaaaaaaaaagaaaaaaaaaaggcccttgAAGATTAAGCTCTAACCTGCCATAACTTCAGTTCAAGTATATTTATTGTTCAAGACACAgattgaaaagaaaggaaaaagacttAATGTCTTGTTAGAAGAATATAGGCAAAAGTGCAGTGTGCAAGTGATACCCATGTCTAGGGGGATTCTTAGGGTGACTAGAATTTAGTAGCTGTTAGGCAATGGAGATCTGTTAGGAACCCACCATAGAGAACATAtttaaggggctggaaagattaAGTGCTTATTGTACAAACATGAAAAGTTGAGTGTGGATCTGTGGCACCCATATAAAAGCATGTGTGTCTGACACATCCACCCTGGGGGAAATAGTTATAGGTGTATCCTGGGAACTCATTCATTAGCTGGGCTAGATTAAATGCTGAGCTCTGGGTGCAGTGGTCTCGAGGCTTTTCCGAGATTATTCACATAttctccaatcccagcactcagattgCAGAGTCAGGAGATTTACAGCAGTTCAATGCCAGTCGAGGCTACCAGTGAGTGCTAATCTACCAGGGTAACAGACTGAGACCAGGTTTCTGGGGCTGgattacagattcagaggttcagtccattaccatcaaggtgggagcatggcagcatccaggcaggtatggtgcaggaggagctgagagttctacatcttcatccaaagtcagctagtggaagactgactgaCTTCGTTGGGATTTCTTTGTGTTATTTGCCCTCTATGGAAATGAGAAGAATCTCTCATGAAGAACTTGCTACTAATTTACCTTGTTATTAATTTACTCTAAAGATTTAACTGTTACTTAAAAATCATGTAATTTGGATAAAAAAATCCTTTATATAAAACACCAGTTTTACTGTCCTGTTAGTTGGTAACATCATGATGCTAAAATATACCAACTTTAAACTCTCTCCTTTCTTGCATCAAATAGTTAAAACTCGttctaggtttctttttttttttttttgtctgtttatagTTTAGTTTAAATTCAGCTTTAACAGTGCTGAAGGTTAAATATAGTCCCTCATACATGCTGTGAAAACATTTCACCAATAAGCTACACCTATCACATACttgttacttttatttctgaACAATGATGTTATTAACTTTCCATGTTGGCCATGAACTCACTTAGTAGCCTATGCAGAACATGAACcttagtcctcctgcctcagcctcctgaattccTGGGATTATAGGGCTGTTCAGACAGTTGTGTCTATCCTGCAAGCTTCTAAggagaatcattttatttttcaggccATAATATCACCACTCTACactatattaatatatgttttatGCATGGAGGAGATGCACAATTCACTGTGTCAAGATGAAATTCAATGCAAGACTCAAATGGAGGTATGGCCTAAAGAGCCTACCTATAATTGAACCAAATGTCAACTCAATGATGCTCTTAAGTGGTTTGATGTAAgcactttatttaaaatttgaaccTATGAGttaggaaattattttattttgtacttcaGTCTGATTCTATAGCCACAAAGATGATCTCCTTCTATTATAAGTTTGTCTTGGGTACAAAATTGTACTCAAAGGCTGTCTATAAAATTGATCAAGAATCATCATCCCCCCGCTCTGCCTCACAAAGCTCTTAAGGgttcttagaaaaagaaacatggtCTCCAGGACATTGACTTTGTCTCCTGCTTCTCCCCTTTCCCTATGAACCTGGGCTTACATGCTTATTTAGCATCCCATGCTCCTTGTGAAGGGCTGACCTTCCAGTCACAGTTCAAAGAGAAAGCTCTAATTGATTCAATTAGTTCCTCCTTCTGGTCTTTTAGTTATACTATTTTCAAAGTCTGTGTAAATT
This window encodes:
- the LOC110299581 gene encoding Kruppel-like factor 18; translated protein: MEMAENTGASKPGPCNTQPSPVESSQLVSGQSSEILTLKQTVMASASCSTQETTCTQNSTAYPGKAIGFHFGEPFENTSLNQQVVSAEQKISPAGLHHMQLNSTPKTCLPPQKTTRVDTRETFYNEDYWMRTLNSDKTLLIQNTAMCENQRVTFDNHQIALYGSHAGQDPNVGHVFASVHDRTSYYSQMTTRNGGHLTLYGSQMTAPSCSQTLHPNQIITSFSEQNYFEDQQSNLAVNNGFYGDQVILPNGYQAFYEPQMRANFDQTNDQMKSFSGQNVCKGQENLLSGERSLSGYQTSGYRCDQDLIVNPQVTSPIGGQPLSDFQIQTSSFDTTFSGSKGTRSSAEDNLACPLETSPRSEEPFYLGQMRTSVDQNVYPSQNGTPNIKESLDRQVTSFSLQAPHVGESSYPSLSPLIQKQPQEHSSASSLVQRRHPEMKLDFKTQSPVSQKDPSPLKLYFCTYEGCTKVYKRPYHLKEHQKKHTGVRKYKCDEPGCTWSFFRLCDLNRHKEKHSGEKPYACPMCSANYSRLDYLTKHLEKKHA